A window from Pokkaliibacter sp. MBI-7 encodes these proteins:
- the prmA gene encoding 50S ribosomal protein L11 methyltransferase, with protein MSWLQIRLEIKPEQAEELEDLLLAVGAVSVTFQDNEDQPIYEPELGSTPLWSNTTLIGLFTADTDIEEALTTLQLHYLAGHPGQEFPAHKVEILEDKDWERAWMEHFEPIQFGEHFWVCPSWKPTPDPEAANLILDPGLAFGTGSHPTTALCLRWLAAQDLKDKVVIDYGCGSGILGIAALLLGARMVYAVDIDPQALEATRDNAQRNGIHSSRLMTLYPEQMPELQADVVVANILAGPLVSLAPTLAALCHVEGKIVLSGILSHQAEEVSAAYQPYYTMSPPVIVEDWGRLEGIRF; from the coding sequence ATGTCCTGGCTTCAGATTCGTTTGGAAATCAAACCTGAGCAAGCGGAAGAACTGGAAGATTTGCTACTGGCCGTTGGCGCCGTGTCAGTCACCTTTCAGGACAATGAGGACCAACCTATCTATGAGCCCGAACTGGGATCCACACCACTGTGGAGCAATACCACACTGATTGGCCTGTTCACTGCCGATACGGATATCGAAGAAGCGCTCACTACCCTGCAGTTACACTACCTGGCAGGCCACCCTGGCCAGGAGTTCCCTGCACACAAAGTAGAAATTCTGGAAGACAAAGACTGGGAACGCGCATGGATGGAGCACTTTGAGCCCATTCAGTTTGGTGAGCATTTCTGGGTCTGCCCAAGCTGGAAACCTACGCCGGATCCCGAAGCAGCCAACCTGATTCTCGACCCTGGCTTGGCTTTTGGCACCGGCAGCCACCCCACCACAGCCTTGTGCCTGCGCTGGCTCGCAGCGCAGGACCTGAAAGACAAGGTAGTGATCGATTATGGCTGTGGTTCGGGCATACTCGGCATTGCTGCGCTACTACTGGGAGCACGTATGGTCTATGCCGTGGACATTGATCCACAGGCACTGGAAGCTACCCGCGACAACGCCCAGCGCAATGGTATTCACTCCTCCAGACTGATGACACTGTACCCCGAGCAGATGCCGGAATTGCAGGCTGATGTTGTGGTAGCTAATATTCTCGCAGGCCCGCTGGTCAGCCTTGCACCCACCCTGGCCGCTTTGTGTCATGTTGAAGGAAAGATCGTGCTGTCAGGCATTCTTTCTCATCAGGCAGAAGAGGTCAGTGCCGCCTACCAGCCCTATTACACAATGTCGCCCCCAGTGATTGTGGAAGACTGGGGTCGTCTGGAAGGAATACGCTTCTGA
- the purH gene encoding bifunctional phosphoribosylaminoimidazolecarboxamide formyltransferase/IMP cyclohydrolase → MSDQHLSPVRRALLSVSDKTGLLAFAQALQARGVALLSTGGTYKLLKQAGVEVTEVSDHTGFPEMMDGRVKTLHPKVHGGILGRRGQDDEVMAEHNIAPIDMVVVNLYPFAQTVARPDCSWEDAIENIDIGGPTMVRAAAKNHAHVAIVTDVADYDRILSDMDSNDNQLTLALRYDLAVKAFEHTARYDGMIANYLGARNEIGTQVSDFPRTYSTQLVKKQDMRYGENPHQRAAFYVEPVIQEASVSTANQLQGKELSYNNVADTDAALECVKPFKDPACVIVKHANPCGVAIGDTLLDAYNRAFKTDPTSAFGGIIAFNRELDAQTAQAIIDRQFVEVIIAPSVSSEARAIVAAKQNVRLLACGDWDSDRAPELDYKRVNGGLLLQDRDLGMVELADMKIVSKRQPSEQEMRDLLFAWEVAKYVKSNAIVYAKDGMTVGIGAGQMSRVYSARIAGIKAEDEGLTVPGSVMASDAFFPFRDGIDAAAKAGIVAVIQPGGSMRDQEVIDAANEHGIAMVFTGMRHFRH, encoded by the coding sequence ATGTCTGACCAACATCTTTCTCCTGTTCGCCGCGCTCTTCTCAGCGTCTCCGACAAGACCGGACTGTTGGCGTTTGCCCAAGCCCTGCAGGCACGTGGCGTCGCCCTGCTGTCGACAGGCGGCACCTACAAGCTGCTGAAACAGGCCGGTGTCGAAGTGACCGAAGTCTCTGACCATACCGGTTTCCCGGAAATGATGGATGGTCGCGTCAAGACCCTGCACCCTAAAGTGCATGGTGGCATTCTCGGTCGCCGTGGCCAGGATGACGAAGTGATGGCAGAGCACAACATTGCCCCCATCGATATGGTTGTCGTCAACCTCTACCCCTTCGCCCAGACCGTGGCTCGTCCTGACTGCAGCTGGGAAGACGCTATCGAGAACATCGATATCGGTGGCCCCACCATGGTTCGTGCAGCTGCCAAGAACCATGCCCACGTCGCTATCGTCACCGATGTTGCCGACTATGACCGCATCCTCAGCGACATGGACAGCAACGACAATCAGCTGACCCTGGCCCTGCGTTATGATCTGGCCGTCAAGGCATTTGAACATACCGCTCGCTACGATGGCATGATCGCTAACTACCTCGGTGCGCGTAACGAAATTGGTACCCAGGTCAGCGACTTCCCCCGCACCTACTCCACCCAGCTGGTGAAAAAGCAGGATATGCGCTACGGGGAAAACCCTCATCAGCGTGCGGCTTTCTACGTTGAGCCAGTGATTCAGGAAGCCAGTGTCTCCACCGCCAATCAGTTGCAAGGCAAGGAACTTTCCTACAATAACGTGGCGGATACCGATGCGGCTCTGGAATGCGTCAAACCCTTCAAGGATCCGGCCTGCGTCATCGTCAAGCACGCCAACCCCTGTGGTGTTGCCATTGGCGATACCCTTCTGGATGCCTACAACCGCGCCTTCAAAACCGACCCGACCTCTGCCTTTGGCGGTATCATTGCCTTCAACCGTGAGCTGGACGCCCAGACCGCTCAGGCCATCATCGACCGTCAGTTCGTTGAAGTGATTATTGCTCCCAGTGTCAGCAGCGAAGCCCGCGCTATCGTCGCAGCCAAACAGAATGTGCGCCTGCTGGCCTGTGGCGACTGGGACAGTGACCGTGCGCCAGAGCTGGATTACAAACGAGTCAACGGCGGTCTGCTGCTTCAGGATCGCGATCTGGGCATGGTTGAACTGGCGGATATGAAAATCGTCAGCAAGCGCCAGCCTAGCGAGCAGGAAATGCGTGACCTGCTGTTCGCCTGGGAAGTCGCCAAATACGTCAAGTCCAATGCCATTGTTTACGCCAAAGACGGTATGACCGTGGGTATTGGCGCCGGACAGATGAGCCGGGTATACAGTGCCCGTATCGCAGGGATTAAGGCCGAAGACGAAGGCTTGACCGTTCCCGGTTCAGTGATGGCCTCCGATGCCTTCTTCCCCTTCCGCGATGGTATTGATGCAGCAGCCAAAGCAGGTATCGTTGCCGTCATCCAGCCCGGTGGCTCAATGCGTGATCAGGAAGTGATCGATGCTGCCAATGAGCATGGCATTGCCATGGTCTTTACTGGTATGCGTCATTTCCGTCACTAA
- the aroQ gene encoding type II 3-dehydroquinate dehydratase produces the protein MAKILVLNGPNLNLLGTREPEVYGYTTLADIQAMLEAQATASGHSLDFFQSNAEHLLVERIHQARTEKVDFVLINPAAFTHTSVAIRDALSGVAIPFIEVHLSNVHKREPFRHHSYFSDVAVGVICGLGAQGYSLALQAALSMLERD, from the coding sequence ATGGCAAAGATTCTGGTCCTCAACGGTCCCAACCTTAATCTTCTCGGCACACGTGAGCCGGAGGTCTATGGTTACACCACGCTGGCCGATATCCAAGCCATGCTCGAAGCCCAGGCCACAGCCAGCGGCCACAGTCTGGACTTTTTTCAGAGCAATGCCGAACACCTGCTGGTAGAGCGTATTCACCAGGCACGCACGGAAAAGGTCGACTTTGTTCTGATCAATCCGGCGGCTTTCACCCACACCAGTGTTGCCATCCGAGATGCCCTGAGTGGCGTTGCGATTCCCTTTATCGAGGTTCACCTGTCCAACGTGCATAAACGTGAACCCTTCCGTCATCATTCCTATTTTTCCGATGTGGCGGTCGGGGTGATCTGCGGACTGGGTGCTCAAGGTTACTCCCTCGCCCTGCAAGCTGCACTGTCAATGCTGGAGCGGGACTAA
- the fis gene encoding DNA-binding transcriptional regulator Fis: MNMALTKLNTQDTLNESPTKVHTAVVPQETAQTLRDTVARSLDNYFKQLDGQPVSDVYEMVLAEIEQPLFETVMHYTKDNQTKASQVLGLNRGTLRKKLKQYGLL, from the coding sequence ATGAATATGGCACTGACTAAACTGAATACCCAAGACACGCTCAATGAATCGCCCACCAAGGTACACACAGCAGTGGTTCCTCAGGAAACTGCCCAGACCCTGCGTGATACCGTGGCACGGTCTCTGGATAACTACTTCAAGCAGTTAGATGGCCAACCCGTAAGCGATGTGTACGAGATGGTGCTGGCGGAAATCGAACAGCCTCTGTTTGAGACCGTCATGCACTACACCAAGGACAATCAGACCAAAGCCTCACAGGTTCTGGGCCTGAACCGCGGCACTCTGCGGAAGAAACTCAAACAGTACGGATTACTGTAA
- the accB gene encoding acetyl-CoA carboxylase biotin carboxyl carrier protein, which translates to MDIRKVKKLIELLEESDINEIEIKEGEESVRISRVSNVVPAAAYAPAYAPAPMPMQAAPVQAAAPAPVAAPAETGKAIAAGHIVTSPMVGTFYRSPAPGTKAFVEVGSSVNVGDKICIIEAMKMMNHIEADKAGTIVEILVEDGQPLEFDQPLFVIA; encoded by the coding sequence ATGGATATCCGTAAAGTAAAAAAACTTATCGAACTGCTGGAAGAATCCGATATCAACGAGATCGAGATTAAAGAAGGCGAGGAGTCGGTACGCATCAGCCGTGTCTCCAACGTAGTACCTGCCGCAGCCTATGCTCCTGCCTACGCGCCCGCGCCAATGCCTATGCAGGCCGCGCCAGTCCAGGCCGCAGCACCTGCACCTGTTGCAGCGCCTGCTGAAACCGGCAAGGCAATTGCTGCAGGCCACATTGTGACCTCTCCCATGGTAGGCACCTTCTATCGCTCACCAGCACCAGGCACCAAGGCATTCGTGGAAGTGGGTTCCAGCGTCAATGTTGGCGACAAGATCTGCATTATCGAAGCCATGAAGATGATGAACCATATCGAAGCAGACAAGGCCGGTACCATTGTGGAAATCCTGGTGGAAGATGGCCAGCCACTTGAGTTCGATCAGCCCCTGTTCGTTATTGCTTAA
- the purD gene encoding phosphoribosylamine--glycine ligase: protein MKVLVIGNGGREHALAWQVAQHPQVEKVFVAPGNAGTALEAKLENVAIDVLALDALADFAAQNNIDLTIVGPEAPLVAGVVDLFRSRDLPIFGPTKGAAQLEGSKAFTKDFLARHQIPTAEYQNFTEVEPALAYLREKGAPIVIKADGLAAGKGVIVAMTLAEAEEAVRDMLSGNAFGEAGCRVVIEEFLEGEEASFIVMVDGEHVLPMATSQDHKRVGDGDTGPNTGGMGAYSPAPVVTDIVFQRAMNEVILPTVRGMAAEGNEYTGFLYAGLMITADGTPKVIEFNCRFGDPETQPIMLRLKSSLLELCQAALDKRLDQTHAEWDERASIGVVLAAAGYPDSYPKGDVISLPATLPEGTKIFHAGTRLENGQPVTNGGRVLCVTAMGNSVKEAQQRAYELVHQTSWEGMFFRNDIAWRAIAREEQQ from the coding sequence ATGAAAGTACTCGTAATTGGCAATGGTGGCCGTGAACACGCCCTCGCCTGGCAGGTAGCTCAGCACCCGCAGGTAGAGAAAGTCTTCGTAGCCCCCGGTAACGCGGGCACAGCACTCGAAGCCAAGCTGGAAAACGTCGCCATCGACGTGCTGGCACTGGATGCGCTGGCAGATTTTGCTGCACAGAATAATATCGATCTGACGATTGTTGGCCCCGAAGCACCTCTGGTAGCAGGCGTGGTGGATCTGTTCCGCTCACGTGATCTGCCCATCTTTGGTCCTACCAAAGGGGCTGCGCAGCTGGAAGGCTCCAAAGCCTTCACCAAAGACTTCCTTGCCCGCCATCAGATTCCTACTGCGGAATACCAGAACTTCACCGAAGTCGAGCCTGCGCTGGCTTATCTGCGTGAAAAAGGTGCCCCCATTGTGATCAAGGCCGACGGTCTGGCCGCCGGCAAAGGCGTCATTGTTGCCATGACACTGGCTGAAGCCGAAGAAGCCGTGCGCGATATGCTGTCAGGCAACGCCTTTGGTGAAGCAGGCTGCCGGGTAGTGATTGAAGAGTTCCTTGAAGGTGAAGAAGCCAGCTTTATCGTCATGGTCGATGGCGAACATGTTCTGCCCATGGCCACCAGCCAGGATCATAAACGCGTCGGTGATGGCGATACCGGTCCCAACACAGGCGGCATGGGTGCTTACTCCCCTGCACCGGTAGTAACCGACATCGTTTTCCAGCGCGCCATGAACGAAGTGATTCTTCCCACCGTGCGTGGCATGGCCGCCGAAGGCAATGAATACACCGGCTTCCTGTACGCGGGCCTGATGATTACCGCCGACGGCACACCCAAGGTGATCGAATTCAATTGCCGTTTCGGTGATCCGGAAACTCAGCCCATCATGCTGCGCCTCAAGTCCTCACTGCTGGAGCTGTGTCAGGCCGCGCTGGATAAGCGTCTGGATCAGACCCATGCCGAGTGGGACGAGCGGGCCAGCATTGGTGTGGTCCTGGCAGCAGCAGGTTACCCCGACTCTTATCCCAAGGGGGATGTCATCAGTCTGCCCGCAACCCTGCCTGAGGGTACCAAGATATTCCATGCGGGCACCCGACTGGAAAATGGTCAGCCTGTCACCAACGGTGGCCGGGTATTGTGTGTGACAGCCATGGGGAACAGCGTCAAGGAAGCTCAGCAACGGGCTTATGAGCTGGTACACCAGACCAGCTGGGAAGGCATGTTCTTCCGTAATGATATTGCCTGGCGTGCCATTGCCCGCGAAGAACAGCAGTAA
- the accC gene encoding acetyl-CoA carboxylase biotin carboxylase subunit: MLEKVLIANRGEIALRILRACKELGIKTVAVHSKADRDLKHVRLADEAVCIGPNSSTESYLNIPRLIAAAEITDASGIHPGYGFLAENANFAEMVEKSGFVFIGPTASVIRLMGDKVSAIRAMKEAGVPTVPGSNGPLPDDAEQVKKIALEIGYPVIIKAAAGGGGRGMRVVHAEADLLSSVSVTQTEAKAAFGDSTVYMEKFLENPRHIEVQVLADGQGNAIHLYDRDCSLQRRHQKVLEEAPAPLVDETARQAVLQSCVDACITIGYRGAGTFEFLYEDGNYYFIEMNTRVQVEHPVTEMITGIDIVKEQLRIASGMPLSFRQEDVKIKGHAFECRVNAEDPRTFMPCPGLVKTYHAAGGFGVRVDSHLYSGYSVPPYYDSLIAKLITHGDNRETALARMRVALDEMVVDGIKTNIPLHKDLVRDSQFAKGGVNIHYLEKKLGSEH; this comes from the coding sequence ATGCTGGAAAAAGTCCTGATTGCGAACCGCGGCGAAATCGCGTTGCGCATTTTGCGAGCCTGTAAAGAGCTGGGCATCAAGACAGTAGCTGTCCATTCCAAAGCCGACCGTGATCTGAAACACGTTCGTCTGGCAGACGAAGCCGTTTGTATTGGCCCGAACTCATCAACGGAAAGCTATCTGAATATTCCTCGCCTGATTGCGGCGGCGGAAATTACCGATGCCTCCGGTATTCACCCCGGTTACGGCTTTCTGGCTGAAAACGCTAACTTCGCCGAAATGGTAGAGAAAAGCGGCTTTGTCTTTATTGGCCCGACCGCCAGTGTCATTCGCCTGATGGGTGACAAGGTTTCTGCCATCAGGGCCATGAAGGAAGCTGGTGTCCCCACCGTTCCCGGCTCCAATGGCCCGCTGCCAGACGACGCTGAGCAAGTGAAAAAGATTGCTCTCGAAATTGGCTACCCTGTCATCATCAAGGCGGCAGCTGGCGGTGGTGGTCGTGGTATGCGCGTTGTGCACGCCGAAGCCGATCTGCTTAGTTCAGTCAGCGTAACCCAGACTGAAGCCAAGGCTGCGTTCGGTGATAGCACGGTGTACATGGAGAAGTTCCTCGAGAACCCACGTCACATTGAAGTGCAGGTACTGGCTGACGGCCAGGGCAACGCCATTCATCTGTATGACCGTGACTGCTCCTTACAGCGTCGTCACCAGAAAGTGCTGGAGGAAGCTCCGGCACCACTGGTAGATGAAACCGCACGCCAGGCTGTTCTGCAGTCCTGTGTGGATGCCTGCATCACCATCGGTTATCGCGGCGCGGGCACCTTCGAGTTTCTCTACGAAGATGGCAACTACTACTTCATCGAGATGAACACACGTGTTCAGGTGGAGCATCCCGTTACCGAGATGATCACTGGCATCGACATCGTCAAGGAACAATTGCGCATTGCCTCCGGCATGCCCTTGTCGTTCCGTCAGGAAGACGTGAAGATCAAGGGCCATGCCTTTGAATGCCGCGTCAACGCAGAAGATCCACGCACTTTCATGCCCTGCCCCGGCCTGGTAAAAACCTACCATGCTGCTGGCGGCTTCGGCGTGCGTGTCGACTCTCACCTGTACAGTGGCTACTCCGTCCCACCCTATTACGATTCGCTGATTGCCAAGCTGATCACTCACGGTGATAACCGTGAAACCGCTCTGGCACGTATGCGAGTTGCACTGGATGAGATGGTTGTTGACGGCATCAAGACCAACATCCCGCTACACAAGGATCTGGTCCGTGACAGCCAGTTCGCCAAAGGCGGTGTCAACATTCACTACCTTGAGAAGAAGCTGGGCTCAGAACACTGA
- a CDS encoding DOPA 4,5-dioxygenase family protein produces MSASTTSAQVIPRPRNDFDHYHAHVYFDSSSLVQATALVQQASTELAVQVGRIHQKLVGPHPHWSCQLAFDKHSFDEVIRWLEQHRQGLDVLVHGVTGDNLLDHTAHASWLGQPSSLHLDVFH; encoded by the coding sequence ATGAGCGCCTCAACCACCTCTGCGCAGGTCATCCCTCGCCCGCGAAATGACTTCGACCACTATCATGCCCATGTCTACTTTGATTCCAGCTCACTGGTGCAAGCAACAGCACTGGTTCAGCAAGCGAGTACCGAGCTGGCAGTACAGGTGGGGCGCATTCATCAGAAGTTAGTAGGCCCTCACCCTCACTGGAGCTGCCAGCTGGCCTTCGACAAGCACAGTTTTGATGAAGTAATCCGGTGGCTGGAACAACATCGTCAGGGTTTGGATGTACTGGTGCACGGTGTTACTGGCGACAATCTGCTGGATCACACGGCACACGCTTCATGGCTAGGCCAGCCCAGTAGTTTGCATCTGGATGTCTTTCACTGA
- a CDS encoding zinc-ribbon and DUF3426 domain-containing protein — MPLSHLITRCPACQTAFKLEQRQLQQAGGRVRCGVCHHVFMAAQHMLSSQPEPTSTSPQPNSRPPIKPSADRPSLHHVVVTPKTREPDAAATPSPQVSAQPTPVHNDKHAASAQAQPAAPARPTAIANSKPVPTQRHQEAAKASSHAAAKASSDTPASNNAQSSRPDGDVLTLSPLQALENLHDEEHLHWHEPAPKLSNGLLAWTLLLLLALPLQWIWWQRQQLAWQPPLGTFIQWSCSSLPCQLHPRSDVDKISSTALSIRDHQEYSNLLQVNLTLLNQASYNQPYPVLGLVFYDLQGHPRAQRYITSTDYLGGDLEDAKEMPINTPVNISFTLQDPGAPSVGYALHLYAADARIPSFPPKPERVE; from the coding sequence ATGCCACTCTCCCACCTGATTACCCGCTGCCCGGCGTGCCAGACCGCCTTTAAACTGGAACAACGGCAACTGCAGCAGGCCGGGGGGAGAGTCCGTTGCGGCGTCTGCCATCATGTATTCATGGCTGCTCAGCATATGCTAAGCAGCCAGCCAGAACCGACCAGCACCTCTCCCCAACCCAATAGCCGCCCTCCCATCAAGCCTTCGGCAGATCGGCCCAGTCTGCATCACGTCGTGGTGACCCCCAAAACCAGGGAACCTGATGCTGCAGCCACACCCTCGCCGCAAGTCTCAGCACAACCAACACCTGTGCACAATGACAAACACGCCGCATCAGCACAGGCTCAGCCTGCAGCCCCCGCGCGCCCAACGGCGATAGCTAACAGCAAACCAGTGCCGACTCAGCGCCATCAGGAGGCGGCCAAGGCCTCTTCGCACGCAGCGGCGAAGGCCAGTTCAGACACGCCTGCATCAAACAATGCCCAAAGCTCGAGACCAGACGGCGATGTACTGACACTAAGCCCACTACAGGCGCTGGAAAATCTGCATGATGAGGAACATCTGCACTGGCACGAGCCCGCACCCAAACTGAGTAACGGCCTGCTGGCCTGGACACTGCTATTGCTGCTGGCACTCCCTCTGCAATGGATATGGTGGCAGCGTCAGCAGCTAGCCTGGCAGCCCCCCCTTGGGACCTTTATCCAGTGGAGTTGCAGCTCACTGCCCTGCCAGCTGCACCCGCGCAGTGATGTCGACAAAATCAGCAGCACAGCCTTATCCATTCGCGATCATCAGGAATACAGTAATCTGCTGCAGGTCAATCTGACGCTGCTAAATCAGGCGAGTTACAACCAACCTTATCCCGTACTCGGACTGGTATTTTATGACCTGCAGGGACATCCACGCGCACAGCGCTATATCACCTCCACTGACTATCTGGGTGGTGATCTGGAAGACGCCAAGGAAATGCCCATCAACACGCCGGTTAACATCAGCTTTACCCTGCAGGATCCGGGTGCACCCTCGGTAGGATATGCCCTGCACCTCTATGCGGCAGACGCCCGAATTCCCTCTTTCCCACCCAAGCCTGAAAGAGTAGAATAG
- the dusB gene encoding tRNA dihydrouridine synthase DusB, whose product MFRIGPYTIDSRVILAPMAGVTDLPFRTLCKRMGAGLVVSEMLTANHHLWHSRKSQLRMIHLDEPAPRSVQIAGGDPESMANAARLSVEQGAQIIDLNMGCPAKKVCNKAAGSALLKDERLVAEILQTVVAAVDVPVTLKIRTGWSQELRNGMTIARLAEDLGIQALAVHGRTREDKFTGHAEYDTIAAIKQSVRIPVFANGDIDSPTKACEVLQHTGADAVMIGRAAQGRPWIFREIDHFLRAGKALPAPRLAELRSILLEHLRGLHTFYGDVLGTRVARKHVGWYLAAQPGGNEFRRFFNQIETSEAQIEALEHFFSERDADNEVAA is encoded by the coding sequence GTGTTCAGAATTGGTCCCTATACCATTGATAGCCGGGTCATCCTGGCCCCCATGGCAGGGGTTACCGATCTACCGTTCCGGACTTTGTGCAAGCGTATGGGCGCGGGTTTAGTGGTTTCTGAAATGTTGACGGCCAACCATCACCTCTGGCATTCGCGCAAGTCGCAGCTGCGTATGATTCATCTTGATGAACCAGCGCCTCGCTCAGTGCAGATTGCAGGTGGTGACCCGGAAAGTATGGCCAATGCCGCCCGCCTGAGCGTGGAACAGGGTGCCCAGATCATTGATCTGAATATGGGTTGCCCGGCCAAGAAGGTGTGTAACAAGGCGGCAGGTTCGGCACTACTGAAAGATGAAAGGCTGGTTGCAGAAATCCTGCAGACAGTAGTCGCTGCCGTTGACGTTCCTGTGACGTTGAAGATCCGTACTGGCTGGAGTCAGGAGCTGCGTAATGGCATGACCATTGCCAGACTGGCTGAAGACCTGGGTATCCAGGCTCTGGCGGTGCACGGCCGGACACGTGAGGACAAATTTACCGGGCATGCCGAGTACGACACCATCGCGGCGATCAAGCAGAGTGTCCGTATTCCGGTATTTGCCAATGGCGATATCGACAGCCCGACCAAAGCCTGCGAGGTGCTCCAGCATACCGGAGCCGATGCGGTGATGATTGGCCGGGCAGCGCAAGGACGGCCCTGGATCTTTCGCGAGATTGATCACTTTCTTCGTGCTGGGAAGGCACTACCAGCACCCCGACTCGCAGAGTTGCGCTCGATCTTACTTGAGCACCTGCGAGGACTACACACCTTTTACGGTGACGTGCTTGGAACGCGTGTAGCGCGAAAACATGTTGGCTGGTATCTGGCAGCTCAGCCAGGCGGTAACGAATTTCGACGTTTTTTTAATCAGATAGAAACCTCCGAAGCGCAAATAGAGGCGCTCGAGCACTTTTTTAGTGAGCGAGATGCCGATAACGAGGTAGCGGCTTAA
- a CDS encoding amidohydrolase — protein sequence MQDLTTQTDGRQDLRIAVVQSALVWQDWAANKAQFTARIESLAGQADVIVLPEMFTTGFSMDTAASAQSMDGDAVNWMRAMAESSGAAICGSMVMEEPGVGFTNRFLWMPPAGAYSYYDKRHLFRMGAEHQHYQSGDRRVVIDYRGWRILPLVCYDLRFPVWSRNRQDYDLMVLVANWPAKRSMHWKVLSQARAIENQAYVAVCNRVGEDGNGWSFSGDSRIISAEGEILAELEPNADGVLLHTLSNDKLKQYREGFPAWQDADSFTLS from the coding sequence ATGCAAGATTTAACGACTCAGACTGACGGGCGTCAGGATCTGCGGATTGCCGTAGTGCAGTCTGCTCTGGTGTGGCAGGACTGGGCTGCCAACAAGGCGCAGTTCACTGCCAGAATTGAGTCACTGGCGGGACAGGCCGACGTTATTGTTCTACCTGAAATGTTTACCACCGGGTTCAGCATGGATACGGCCGCCAGTGCACAAAGCATGGATGGCGATGCGGTGAACTGGATGCGGGCTATGGCAGAAAGCAGTGGTGCAGCGATCTGCGGCAGCATGGTCATGGAGGAGCCGGGAGTAGGCTTTACCAACCGGTTCCTGTGGATGCCTCCTGCCGGAGCCTACAGTTACTACGATAAACGGCACCTGTTCCGCATGGGTGCGGAACACCAGCATTATCAGAGTGGTGACCGGCGTGTGGTGATCGATTATCGCGGATGGCGTATCTTGCCGCTGGTCTGCTACGACCTGCGTTTCCCGGTGTGGAGCCGCAATCGTCAGGATTACGATCTGATGGTGCTGGTTGCCAACTGGCCAGCCAAGCGCAGTATGCACTGGAAAGTATTGAGTCAGGCACGTGCCATCGAGAACCAGGCCTATGTCGCGGTGTGCAATCGTGTTGGCGAGGATGGTAATGGCTGGTCGTTCAGTGGTGACTCTCGCATCATTTCGGCTGAAGGAGAAATCTTGGCAGAGCTGGAGCCAAATGCAGACGGGGTATTACTGCACACACTGAGCAACGACAAACTCAAACAGTATCGGGAAGGCTTTCCCGCCTGGCAGGACGCCGATAGCTTCACGCTGTCCTGA